In the Chroococcidiopsis sp. SAG 2025 genome, one interval contains:
- a CDS encoding DUF4327 family protein, whose product MKTSVKYDINAIKDEARQRVDKGLVDRHQPIYALCKYIPGREWVCVEIELEENDFLLRDRIIDLLGREDWQED is encoded by the coding sequence ATGAAAACATCAGTTAAGTACGACATCAATGCTATCAAAGACGAAGCTCGTCAACGAGTTGACAAAGGACTTGTTGACCGTCACCAACCAATTTATGCTTTGTGCAAATACATTCCAGGTCGTGAGTGGGTTTGTGTAGAAATTGAGCTAGAGGAAAATGATTTTTTGCTTAGAGATCGAATCATCGATTTATTAGGTCGTGAAGATTGGCAAGAAGACTAG
- a CDS encoding HypC/HybG/HupF family hydrogenase formation chaperone, whose product MCLAVPGKIISINCDREPLMQTGKVSFGGVIKEVSLAYVPDAKVDDYVIVHVGFALSILDPQEAERTLSYLQEI is encoded by the coding sequence ATGTGTTTAGCAGTTCCAGGAAAAATTATCAGTATTAATTGCGATCGAGAACCATTGATGCAAACTGGAAAAGTTAGTTTTGGTGGAGTTATTAAAGAAGTCAGTCTTGCCTATGTTCCTGACGCAAAAGTAGATGACTACGTAATCGTTCATGTAGGTTTTGCTCTTAGCATTCTCGATCCACAAGAAGCAGAACGCACCTTAAGTTATCTGCAAGAAATATAG
- a CDS encoding Acg family FMN-binding oxidoreductase: MSTISNFWNIEEAEFPQTGTPTEQLKFLLNYALLAPSGHNTQPWNFKIQDEAIALYTDRTRALPVVDPQDRELIISCGTALFNLRIALRHFGYTGKISTFPKPSHPDLLATIQLGKPTQASADEQMLFEAIPQRHTNRRDYENRDVPKSMLTWLQVDAASEGAWLHVVKGDLTRQAIAELVVRGDRLQMANPDFRRELAAWIHPGSSPSHDGIPGYAYGVNRCLDFATPIFAWAMRTLDLGDAMAHHNRQLTIQSPAILVLGTEQDTPRDWLAAGQALERVLLRSQAVGLSASFLNQPIEVPTLRSQLSKLIYASGYPQILLRLGFGSEVKPTARRGVDEVLL, encoded by the coding sequence ATGTCTACAATATCCAATTTCTGGAACATTGAAGAAGCTGAATTTCCCCAAACTGGTACACCTACAGAGCAGCTCAAGTTTCTTTTAAACTATGCATTGCTAGCTCCTTCTGGGCATAATACTCAACCTTGGAATTTTAAAATTCAAGATGAAGCGATCGCGCTCTATACTGACCGGACTCGCGCTTTGCCTGTTGTCGATCCTCAAGACCGGGAATTAATTATCAGCTGCGGTACGGCATTATTTAATCTTCGGATTGCTCTACGTCACTTTGGTTATACGGGCAAAATCTCAACTTTTCCAAAACCCAGTCATCCAGACTTGTTAGCTACGATTCAGTTAGGCAAACCCACACAGGCTAGCGCTGACGAGCAAATGCTGTTTGAGGCAATTCCCCAAAGACATACGAATCGAAGGGATTATGAAAACCGGGATGTACCCAAATCGATGCTGACATGGTTACAAGTAGATGCCGCTAGCGAAGGTGCGTGGTTGCACGTTGTGAAAGGAGATCTGACCCGTCAGGCGATCGCCGAATTAGTGGTACGAGGCGATCGCTTGCAAATGGCAAATCCCGACTTTCGCCGCGAATTAGCAGCTTGGATTCATCCAGGTAGCAGCCCCAGCCATGATGGTATACCTGGATATGCATATGGAGTGAATCGGTGCTTAGATTTTGCTACACCTATTTTTGCTTGGGCAATGCGTACCCTCGATCTCGGAGATGCAATGGCTCATCATAACCGCCAACTCACGATCCAGTCTCCGGCAATTTTAGTGCTGGGTACAGAGCAAGATACTCCGAGAGATTGGCTGGCAGCGGGGCAAGCACTAGAGCGCGTACTGCTGCGAAGTCAAGCAGTAGGATTATCAGCATCCTTTTTAAATCAGCCGATTGAAGTGCCAACTTTGCGATCGCAACTGAGCAAATTAATCTACGCATCGGGCTATCCACAAATTCTGTTGCGTCTGGGTTTTGGTTCTGAGGTAAAACCAACAGCAAGGCGAGGAGTCGATGAAGTTTTGCTATAA
- the hypF gene encoding carbamoyltransferase HypF: protein MSILKQRLHVTIRGAVQGVGFRPFIYRLATELGLVGWVNNSAQGVFVEVEGTQAQLQNFLLRIEQQKPPRSIIQSLESKFLAPVGYQQFEIHASTGGAKTATILPDLATCSDCLREIFNKSDRRYGYPFTNCTNCGPRFSIVEALPYDRANTTMKKFQMCIRCQSEYENLLDRRFHAQPNACPECGPHLELWERDGNVLALHHQALIQAAASICQGKIIAIKGLGGFHLVVDARNEAAVQKLRRCKRREAKPFALMYPSLELIQADCEVSDLEAKLLRSPQAPIVLLQGKLASHAIAPSVAPGNPYLGVMLPYTPLHHLLMAELGFPIVATSGNLTDEPICIDEKEALQRLSSIAEVFLVHNRPIARPVDDSVVRVMMGREMVLRRARGYAPLPCTVLFPDSRLLYGRVYQKTSLLAEISGEPAPTILDSLLAVGAHLKNTIALCVKEQVFVSQHIGDLETVPALNAFERAIADFQQLYQTKPVAIACDLHPDYLSTQFARNSGIPAIPVQHHYAHVLSCMAENNLIGMHDSKPVLGIAWDGTGYGLDGTIWGGEFLLVNSWRSSTSDRETPFERVAYLQTFRLPGGEKAIKEPRRVAIGLLYELLGEDLFEMKHLAPVKAFSDRDLGILQTMLQRNLNTSVTSSIGRLFDAIASIVGLRQQNQFEGQAAMELEFAIAGFDTDECYSFEILATSSPAIVNLLQMLREILADIRCGLPLGKISAKFHNTLVEIVVAVAKSVGEEKIILTGGCFQNKYLTERAIKRLQAENFCPYWHQRVPPNDGGIALGQIVAATFHLSNRKQHPCV from the coding sequence ATGTCAATCCTAAAACAACGTTTACACGTAACTATTCGAGGTGCTGTACAGGGAGTAGGCTTTCGTCCGTTTATCTACAGACTGGCAACAGAATTAGGACTTGTAGGATGGGTGAACAATTCTGCCCAAGGGGTTTTTGTTGAAGTAGAAGGCACTCAAGCGCAGTTACAGAATTTTCTGTTACGCATCGAGCAACAAAAGCCACCCCGGTCGATAATTCAAAGTCTAGAATCGAAATTTCTCGCTCCCGTAGGCTACCAACAGTTCGAGATTCATGCCAGTACGGGTGGTGCGAAAACAGCAACAATATTACCCGACCTTGCCACTTGCTCGGATTGTCTGCGCGAAATTTTCAACAAAAGCGATCGCCGCTACGGTTATCCCTTCACCAACTGTACTAACTGCGGTCCCCGCTTTAGCATTGTCGAGGCTTTGCCCTACGATCGCGCCAATACGACAATGAAAAAGTTTCAGATGTGCATTCGTTGTCAGTCTGAGTATGAAAATCTGTTGGATCGTCGCTTTCACGCCCAACCTAACGCCTGTCCTGAATGTGGACCCCATCTGGAGTTATGGGAGCGAGATGGCAATGTTCTAGCATTACATCATCAAGCATTGATTCAAGCTGCTGCATCGATTTGTCAAGGTAAGATCATTGCTATCAAGGGTTTGGGCGGGTTTCATCTGGTAGTAGACGCACGTAACGAAGCAGCCGTGCAAAAACTGCGCCGTTGCAAGCGAAGGGAAGCTAAACCTTTTGCTTTGATGTACCCTTCCCTGGAACTAATTCAAGCAGACTGCGAAGTTTCAGACTTAGAAGCAAAGCTGTTGCGATCGCCTCAAGCTCCAATTGTACTGCTGCAAGGGAAGTTAGCATCTCATGCGATTGCCCCCTCAGTTGCTCCTGGCAATCCTTACTTGGGTGTGATGTTGCCTTACACTCCTCTACATCACCTACTCATGGCTGAGTTGGGTTTTCCGATAGTTGCTACCAGTGGCAATTTAACAGATGAACCTATTTGTATTGATGAAAAAGAAGCACTGCAACGCCTGAGTAGCATTGCTGAAGTTTTCCTAGTCCACAATCGACCGATTGCCCGTCCTGTAGATGATTCTGTCGTGCGCGTGATGATGGGAAGAGAAATGGTTTTACGTCGCGCCCGTGGCTATGCACCTTTGCCATGCACCGTTCTCTTTCCCGACTCCCGACTCCTGTACGGGCGGGTTTACCAAAAAACTTCGCTGCTAGCAGAAATTTCGGGTGAACCCGCCCCTACAATTCTCGACTCCCTTCTCGCAGTAGGGGCGCATCTCAAAAATACGATCGCGCTTTGTGTCAAAGAGCAAGTTTTTGTCAGTCAGCATATCGGAGATTTAGAAACAGTACCAGCTTTGAATGCTTTTGAACGGGCGATCGCAGATTTTCAACAACTTTATCAGACAAAACCAGTGGCGATCGCCTGCGATCTTCATCCCGATTACCTCTCTACTCAATTTGCGCGTAATTCTGGGATTCCTGCGATTCCAGTACAACACCACTACGCTCACGTTCTCTCATGCATGGCTGAAAATAATTTAATTGGGATGCATGACTCCAAACCCGTCTTGGGTATTGCTTGGGACGGTACTGGTTACGGACTAGATGGCACAATTTGGGGTGGAGAATTTTTGCTGGTTAACTCTTGGCGCTCGTCAACGAGCGACAGAGAAACACCATTTGAGCGAGTCGCCTATCTGCAAACTTTTCGGCTGCCTGGGGGAGAAAAGGCAATTAAAGAACCAAGGCGAGTCGCAATTGGTTTGCTCTATGAATTGTTGGGTGAAGACTTGTTTGAGATGAAGCACTTAGCACCAGTGAAAGCTTTTAGCGATCGCGATTTAGGAATTTTGCAGACAATGCTGCAAAGAAATCTCAATACGTCAGTGACTTCTAGTATAGGACGGCTATTTGATGCGATCGCCTCAATTGTAGGATTGCGTCAACAAAACCAGTTTGAAGGACAAGCAGCAATGGAATTGGAATTTGCGATCGCCGGATTTGATACTGACGAGTGCTATAGCTTTGAGATTTTGGCAACGTCATCGCCTGCGATCGTCAATCTGCTGCAAATGCTGCGAGAAATCTTAGCAGATATAAGATGTGGTTTACCACTCGGGAAAATATCAGCTAAGTTTCACAATACGCTCGTTGAGATCGTAGTTGCCGTAGCAAAGTCTGTGGGTGAAGAAAAAATTATACTTACAGGCGGTTGTTTTCAAAATAAATATTTAACTGAAAGAGCCATTAAAAGATTGCAAGCAGAAAACTTTTGCCCTTATTGGCATCAGCGCGTCCCACCTAATGATGGGGGAATCGCGCTAGGACAAATTGTGGCAGCAACTTTTCACTTAAGCAACAGGAAGCAACACCCATGTGTTTAG